A single region of the Chloroflexota bacterium genome encodes:
- the alaS gene encoding alanine--tRNA ligase: MSAMIDSAEARARFLSYFARRKHTVVPSSSLVPYNDPSLLFTNAGMVQFKDVFTGRERRPYSRATSVQRCLRAGGKHNDLENVGRTARHHTFFEMLGNFSFGDYFKREAIAYAWEFLTREMSIPPDRLVVTVFNGDSDLDLPPDDESRALWRAEAGLSDDRIIGLGAKENFWQMGDTGPCGPCSEIHYHQGDDLPCPEPVCKGAACDCDRWVEIWNLVFMQFERQAGGSLQPLPAPSVDTGMGLERLSAVLQGKRSNYETDLFRPIIAEITRISGKPFDPEDYRGESVSIRAIADHARSTAFLIADGVMPEKTGREYVLRRIMRRAIYHGWLLGISELFLHRIADQVIAEMSGVYPELDSRRSTILQVAQMEEDRFRETLDRGVEMLEEAFSQMGGSGVIPGDVAFRLYDTFGFPLDLTEVIAERRGFNVDLEGYYASMAEQRRRSTFAGSGEEAVEDVLMAVRSDLGPSEFLGYDATAAVGTVRALVVEGRRVSACGGGPVFIVTDRTPFYGEQGGQVGDSGTIKSEGGAIVQVHDTRKPGGDLIVHVGEVVSGTIRVGDRVHLDVDVARRNAIRRNHSATHLLHWALRHELGEHVAQRGSVVAPDRLRFDFSHGKPLTPEEIRRVEWAVNERVWRNESVVTDVMDLDAARQTGAIAFFGEKYGERVRVVQMAESRELCGGTHVRATGDIGLFKIIDESGISQGVRRIVAVSGAPALEYVQRLEATVEEVASRVRSGPTDVVEKVDRLREEARLLQRQVEELQRKLASTGARDLLSDARDVNGIRVLATRTDVSDSAALRSLGDELRARLQSGVLVIAGVADGKVSLVAMVTKDLAESIPASGIVQAIAPMVGGRGGGRAELAQGSGNNPAGLDAALAEVYNVVARSATSVGGAHGDR; encoded by the coding sequence GACGAGCGTCCAGCGCTGCCTCCGCGCAGGAGGGAAGCACAACGACCTCGAAAACGTTGGACGGACGGCGCGCCACCACACGTTCTTCGAAATGCTGGGGAACTTCTCGTTTGGCGATTACTTCAAGCGCGAGGCCATCGCCTACGCCTGGGAGTTCTTGACGCGCGAGATGAGCATTCCACCGGATCGGCTCGTCGTCACCGTGTTCAACGGTGATTCCGACCTCGACCTTCCGCCGGACGACGAGTCCCGCGCCCTCTGGCGTGCAGAGGCCGGCCTCTCCGACGATCGCATCATCGGCCTGGGCGCGAAGGAAAATTTCTGGCAAATGGGCGACACTGGCCCATGCGGGCCGTGCTCCGAGATCCATTACCACCAGGGCGACGACCTTCCGTGCCCCGAGCCAGTCTGCAAAGGCGCAGCCTGCGACTGCGACCGCTGGGTCGAGATCTGGAACCTCGTGTTTATGCAGTTCGAGCGACAGGCCGGAGGATCCCTCCAGCCTCTACCCGCGCCATCCGTTGACACCGGCATGGGGCTCGAGCGCCTGAGCGCGGTGCTGCAGGGCAAGCGATCGAACTACGAGACGGACCTGTTTCGCCCCATCATTGCGGAGATAACCCGGATTTCCGGGAAACCTTTCGATCCGGAGGACTACCGCGGGGAGAGCGTCTCGATTCGAGCCATAGCCGACCACGCCCGGTCGACCGCGTTCCTCATCGCGGACGGCGTGATGCCGGAGAAGACGGGGCGAGAGTATGTGCTCCGCCGCATCATGCGGCGCGCCATCTATCACGGCTGGCTGCTGGGCATCAGCGAACTGTTTCTCCACAGGATCGCCGATCAGGTCATCGCCGAGATGAGCGGCGTCTATCCGGAGCTTGACTCGCGGCGCTCGACGATCCTCCAGGTTGCTCAGATGGAGGAGGACCGGTTCCGCGAGACCCTCGACCGCGGCGTCGAGATGCTGGAAGAGGCCTTCTCCCAGATGGGTGGGTCCGGAGTCATTCCCGGCGACGTCGCGTTTCGGCTGTACGACACCTTCGGGTTTCCCCTCGATCTCACCGAGGTGATCGCCGAGCGCCGCGGTTTCAACGTGGACTTGGAAGGCTATTACGCGTCGATGGCCGAGCAACGGCGTCGGTCAACCTTTGCGGGCAGCGGCGAAGAGGCGGTCGAGGACGTGCTCATGGCCGTTCGCTCCGACCTCGGACCAAGCGAGTTCCTCGGATACGACGCGACCGCGGCTGTGGGGACCGTGCGGGCGCTCGTCGTCGAAGGGAGGCGCGTCTCCGCGTGCGGGGGTGGTCCGGTGTTCATCGTCACCGATCGAACCCCCTTTTACGGTGAACAGGGTGGACAGGTCGGCGACTCCGGCACGATCAAGAGCGAAGGCGGCGCGATCGTTCAGGTTCACGATACGCGCAAGCCCGGCGGCGATCTGATCGTGCACGTAGGGGAGGTCGTCTCCGGAACAATTCGCGTCGGGGACCGGGTCCATCTCGATGTCGACGTGGCGCGCAGGAACGCGATTCGCCGCAACCACTCCGCTACCCATTTGCTGCACTGGGCGCTGCGGCACGAGCTGGGGGAGCACGTCGCACAGCGCGGGTCCGTCGTCGCTCCCGACCGCCTACGCTTCGACTTCTCGCATGGAAAGCCATTGACGCCCGAAGAGATTCGACGCGTCGAGTGGGCGGTCAACGAGCGGGTGTGGCGCAACGAGTCGGTCGTGACCGACGTCATGGACCTCGACGCCGCGCGCCAGACCGGCGCGATCGCGTTCTTCGGTGAGAAGTACGGCGAGCGCGTGCGTGTGGTGCAGATGGCGGAGTCGCGGGAGCTCTGCGGCGGCACGCACGTCCGCGCGACGGGCGACATCGGGCTGTTCAAGATCATCGACGAGTCCGGGATCTCGCAGGGAGTCCGAAGGATCGTGGCCGTTTCCGGCGCCCCCGCCCTGGAATACGTGCAGCGGCTCGAAGCGACGGTCGAAGAGGTGGCGAGCCGCGTTCGGTCCGGACCGACCGATGTCGTCGAGAAGGTCGACCGCCTACGCGAAGAAGCCCGGCTCCTGCAGCGGCAGGTTGAGGAGCTGCAGCGGAAGCTCGCCTCGACCGGCGCCCGCGACCTCCTCTCCGACGCTCGCGATGTGAATGGAATTCGCGTCCTCGCGACGCGGACCGATGTTTCGGACTCGGCAGCTCTTCGCTCCCTGGGCGACGAGCTGCGCGCCCGCCTGCAGTCAGGCGTGCTGGTGATCGCGGGCGTGGCCGATGGGAAGGTGTCCCTCGTAGCCATGGTGACAAAGGATCTGGCGGAAAGCATCCCCGCGAGCGGTATCGTGCAAGCGATCGCGCCGATGGTCGGCGGCCGCGGGGGCGGCAGGGCCGAGCTGGCGCAGGGCAGTGGAAACAACCCGGCCGGCCTGGACGCTGCCCTCGCCGAGGTCTACAACGTGGTCGCGCGGTCGGCGACCAGCGTGGGAGGCGCGCACGGCGACCGCTGA
- the ruvX gene encoding Holliday junction resolvase RuvX, whose product MIGLDVGSKRIGVALSDELGIIATPDGVVPRRSYNKDAEAIEQIVQSTGAQAIVVGHPVTLAGGASRQTRRTEQFAEALTARVSVPVLLWDERLTTAMAHRLGFAHRDDEIAAALILQSYLDSAQRTHADPSDPPPAPDLP is encoded by the coding sequence GTGATTGGGCTCGACGTGGGATCCAAACGGATCGGCGTCGCCCTCAGCGACGAGCTCGGAATCATCGCCACGCCGGACGGCGTCGTGCCGCGTCGCTCGTACAACAAGGACGCTGAGGCGATCGAACAGATCGTTCAGTCGACGGGAGCCCAGGCGATCGTTGTGGGCCACCCGGTCACACTGGCGGGTGGAGCGAGTCGCCAAACAAGGCGGACGGAGCAGTTCGCGGAGGCGCTGACCGCGCGCGTAAGCGTCCCGGTCCTCCTGTGGGACGAGCGCCTGACGACGGCGATGGCCCATCGGCTGGGTTTCGCCCATCGCGACGATGAGATCGCGGCGGCTCTTATCCTCCAGAGCTACCTCGATTCGGCGCAGCGCACACACGCAGACCCGAGCGATCCGCCCCCAGCGCCGGATTTGCCATGA
- the mltG gene encoding endolytic transglycosylase MltG — protein sequence MKWRLISLAVILVAAAGAAGLGAASSGIGVNAIARWVDSIRGLDGGPVGDDPTPVAFAIRPGESASAVADDLMRAGLIRSTSAFRIEVEMRDAAAHIAAGDYELRRTMSVREVLDTLLRGPTISKRLITIPEGWRAEEIAQYLQARGVVDAAQFLNAVAGHDEALGVALPAHATSFEGYLFPETYDFGPDPTVESVLETLYGQFQQRVTDSLVQGAAARGLTLHQMVTLASIIEREATEPSERKEIAAVFENRLAKGMPLQADPTVQYARFPFGSLSQTRLWAGDLGREDLQRDSPYNTYRVRGLPPGPIANPGLAAMRAVTAPSDDPWLYFVAKGDGTHLFSATLDDHNRNVARVSATASR from the coding sequence ATGAAATGGCGACTCATCTCGCTCGCCGTCATCCTCGTCGCGGCGGCGGGGGCGGCTGGGCTCGGGGCTGCTAGCAGCGGAATTGGCGTAAACGCCATCGCCCGATGGGTTGATTCGATTCGCGGGCTGGACGGCGGGCCCGTCGGCGACGACCCGACGCCGGTGGCCTTCGCTATCCGGCCCGGCGAGTCCGCGAGCGCCGTTGCGGATGATCTGATGCGGGCTGGATTGATTCGATCGACGTCCGCGTTTCGGATCGAAGTGGAGATGCGAGACGCGGCGGCCCACATCGCGGCGGGAGACTATGAGCTACGTCGAACCATGAGCGTTCGCGAGGTCCTCGACACGCTCCTGCGGGGGCCGACGATCTCGAAGCGCCTCATCACCATCCCGGAAGGCTGGCGCGCCGAAGAGATCGCCCAGTACCTCCAGGCGCGGGGCGTGGTCGACGCGGCGCAGTTCCTCAACGCCGTGGCCGGGCACGACGAAGCCCTCGGCGTCGCGCTTCCGGCGCACGCGACGTCCTTTGAGGGCTACCTGTTTCCGGAGACCTACGATTTTGGCCCCGATCCGACCGTGGAGAGCGTGCTCGAAACGCTTTACGGGCAGTTTCAGCAGCGGGTAACCGACAGCCTGGTCCAGGGCGCCGCGGCCCGTGGACTCACCCTCCACCAGATGGTCACCCTGGCGTCCATCATCGAGCGCGAGGCGACGGAGCCGTCGGAGCGGAAAGAGATCGCCGCTGTGTTCGAGAACCGGCTTGCGAAGGGCATGCCCCTGCAAGCAGACCCCACCGTGCAGTACGCGCGCTTCCCGTTCGGCTCGTTGTCACAGACGCGCCTCTGGGCCGGCGACCTCGGGCGCGAAGATCTTCAGCGTGATTCGCCCTACAACACCTACCGTGTGCGTGGTCTCCCGCCGGGCCCGATCGCCAATCCCGGGCTCGCCGCGATGCGGGCAGTGACCGCTCCGTCGGATGACCCATGGTTGTACTTTGTCGCGAAGGGCGACGGGACGCACCTGTTCTCCGCGACGCTGGATGATCACAATCGCAACGTGGCGCGGGTCAGCGCCACTGCTTCTCGGTAG
- the hslV gene encoding ATP-dependent protease subunit HslV, with protein MGTNHQVRSTTVLAVRRNGEVAMGADGQVTVGELVMKAGARKVRRIFHDEVLVGFSGATADAFALFERFERQLEHYHGSVRRAAVELAREWRSDRFLRELDAWLLVAGREGILVLSGTGDVIEPDEDLAAIGSGGPYAHAAARALIRVTNLPAPDITRIALETAAAMCIYTNDQISVDTVTYGAVPTP; from the coding sequence GTGGGCACGAACCACCAAGTACGGAGCACCACGGTTCTTGCGGTTCGCAGGAACGGTGAGGTGGCGATGGGCGCCGACGGCCAGGTGACCGTTGGCGAGCTCGTGATGAAGGCCGGCGCGCGGAAGGTCCGCAGGATCTTCCACGACGAAGTGCTCGTTGGATTTTCGGGTGCAACGGCCGACGCCTTCGCTCTCTTCGAACGATTTGAACGTCAGCTCGAACATTACCATGGTAGCGTCCGCCGCGCGGCCGTCGAGCTGGCGCGCGAGTGGCGAAGCGATCGTTTTCTCCGGGAGCTTGACGCCTGGCTCCTCGTCGCAGGCCGAGAAGGAATCCTGGTGCTTTCGGGCACGGGCGACGTCATCGAGCCGGATGAGGACCTTGCCGCCATCGGATCTGGCGGCCCATATGCGCACGCCGCGGCTCGCGCCCTGATTCGGGTCACGAACCTCCCGGCCCCCGATATCACGCGGATCGCCCTCGAGACCGCCGCCGCCATGTGCATCTACACAAATGACCAGATCTCCGTGGATACCGTCACCTATGGCGCAGTGCCGACACCCTGA
- the hslU gene encoding ATP-dependent protease ATPase subunit HslU, translating into MTDERSQAASKSSPTRASRDGRRRRRMDALTPAEIVAELDRFIVGQGAAKRALAIALRNRHRRRQLPYERRRDIMPKNILMIGPTGVGKTDMVRRVASMLEAPFIKVEATKYTEVGYVGRDVESIIHDLVEDTVARLHDRRLQDVQAKAEQRATDRLVDYVVAQAQAGSLRSSSGRAPVRIPQAVRSAQAAASGGEDATVEVDDLSRRRIGRLLRSEKLDDAMIEIEVVPDVEPYDPYWDYGPADGAELYHEPPPPMMARPRPRSRVVCIRDAKRILAREEANKLIDFDAVVDEALERVEESGMVFIDELDKVAGRSHDAGADVSGEGVQRDLLPIVEGSVVMTRYGPVSTRHLLFVAAGSFTRAKPSDLIPELQGRFPLRVELDALTKDDLQAILVQPENSLCNQYRALLDTEGVSLEFTPDGIEQMAEVAAEANRRIEDIGARRLQTVLEHVLEDVSFRAPDLAGSTIVVDRAFVQERTDALVANDDLNRFIL; encoded by the coding sequence GTGACCGACGAGCGTTCGCAGGCCGCTTCGAAGAGCTCTCCGACACGTGCGAGCCGTGACGGGCGACGCCGTCGACGAATGGATGCCCTGACACCGGCCGAGATCGTCGCCGAGCTGGACCGATTCATCGTCGGACAGGGCGCGGCGAAGCGGGCGCTGGCCATTGCCCTCCGCAATCGGCATCGCCGCCGCCAGCTTCCCTACGAGCGGCGTCGCGACATCATGCCCAAGAACATCCTGATGATCGGACCCACGGGCGTGGGCAAGACGGATATGGTCCGCCGCGTCGCGTCCATGCTGGAGGCCCCGTTTATCAAGGTCGAGGCCACGAAGTACACGGAAGTCGGGTACGTCGGGCGCGACGTGGAGTCGATCATCCACGACCTGGTGGAGGACACCGTTGCTCGGCTCCACGATCGACGGCTCCAGGATGTTCAGGCGAAGGCCGAGCAGCGCGCGACGGACCGGCTGGTCGACTACGTCGTCGCCCAGGCTCAAGCCGGATCCCTGCGCAGCTCGAGCGGGAGGGCTCCGGTGCGTATTCCTCAGGCGGTGCGCTCGGCCCAGGCGGCCGCGTCGGGTGGCGAGGACGCGACCGTCGAAGTGGACGACCTCAGCCGACGGCGCATCGGCCGGCTGCTTCGCTCAGAGAAGCTGGACGACGCCATGATCGAGATCGAGGTGGTCCCCGATGTCGAGCCCTACGATCCGTATTGGGACTACGGACCGGCAGACGGCGCGGAGCTGTATCACGAGCCGCCACCGCCCATGATGGCGCGCCCCCGGCCGCGCTCGCGCGTCGTCTGCATTCGCGACGCGAAGCGCATCCTGGCCCGAGAGGAGGCGAACAAGCTCATCGACTTCGACGCGGTCGTCGATGAGGCGCTCGAGCGCGTCGAGGAGAGTGGCATGGTATTCATCGATGAGCTGGACAAGGTGGCCGGTCGCTCACACGACGCGGGCGCAGACGTGTCGGGAGAAGGCGTCCAGCGCGACCTGCTCCCCATCGTCGAGGGCTCGGTGGTGATGACCCGCTACGGGCCCGTGAGCACACGGCATCTCCTCTTCGTCGCGGCGGGGAGCTTCACGCGCGCGAAGCCATCAGACCTCATTCCAGAATTGCAGGGGCGATTTCCGCTGCGCGTCGAGCTGGACGCGCTCACCAAAGACGACCTCCAGGCGATCCTCGTGCAGCCCGAGAACTCCCTGTGCAACCAGTACCGGGCCCTTCTCGACACGGAAGGCGTGAGCCTGGAGTTCACCCCGGATGGGATCGAGCAGATGGCCGAGGTGGCGGCCGAGGCCAACCGCCGGATCGAGGACATTGGCGCTCGCCGCCTGCAAACGGTCCTCGAACACGTGCTGGAGGATGTGTCGTTTCGCGCGCCGGACCTGGCCGGATCCACGATTGTCGTCGACCGCGCCTTCGTCCAGGAGCGTACCGACGCGCTCGTCGCAAACGACGACCTCAATCGATTCATCCTGTAG
- the rpsB gene encoding 30S ribosomal protein S2, whose protein sequence is MATVSMKMLLESGVHFGHQTRRWNPKMRPFIFTERNGIHIIDLQQTVRRLDEAMEWVKNLAADGGKILFVGTKKQAQDAIREEASRAGMPYVNHRWLGGMLTNFQTIQMRIRRLDELEERKVAGDFERLPKKEATRLEDQIERLNKLLGGIRALKRLPDAVFIVDPQREHIVIAEALRLEIPIVSMVDTNCDPTVVDYPIPSNDDAIRAIRLVTSRIADAALEGTRIREAAMVEAAPEETGEGEEKAGELAAVAADVTAAAEAAFLENGQEPATPTEVAPAE, encoded by the coding sequence ATGGCCACGGTCTCGATGAAAATGCTCCTCGAATCCGGTGTGCACTTTGGGCATCAGACGCGACGCTGGAACCCGAAGATGCGCCCGTTCATCTTTACGGAGCGCAACGGAATCCACATCATCGATCTTCAGCAAACGGTCCGTCGGCTGGACGAGGCGATGGAGTGGGTCAAGAACCTCGCCGCGGATGGAGGCAAGATCCTCTTCGTGGGCACCAAGAAGCAAGCGCAGGACGCGATCCGCGAGGAGGCGTCCCGGGCCGGTATGCCCTATGTGAACCATCGCTGGCTCGGCGGCATGCTGACGAATTTCCAAACGATCCAGATGCGCATCCGGCGGTTGGATGAGCTGGAAGAGCGCAAGGTGGCCGGTGATTTCGAGCGGCTTCCGAAGAAGGAAGCCACGCGGCTGGAGGATCAGATCGAGCGTCTCAATAAGCTCCTGGGGGGGATTCGAGCGCTCAAGCGTCTCCCGGACGCGGTCTTCATCGTCGACCCCCAGCGCGAGCACATCGTGATCGCCGAGGCGCTTCGGCTGGAGATCCCCATCGTCTCGATGGTAGACACCAATTGCGACCCCACCGTTGTGGATTACCCCATCCCGTCCAACGACGACGCGATCCGAGCGATTCGCCTGGTGACCAGTCGGATCGCGGACGCCGCGCTCGAGGGCACGCGAATCCGCGAGGCGGCGATGGTCGAGGCCGCGCCGGAAGAGACAGGCGAGGGCGAAGAGAAGGCGGGAGAGCTGGCCGCGGTCGCCGCCGACGTGACGGCCGCCGCGGAAGCGGCATTCCTTGAAAACGGGCAGGAGCCGGCGACGCCGACCGAAGTCGCGCCGGCAGAATAG
- the tsf gene encoding translation elongation factor Ts: protein MEISADRVKELREKSGAGVMDCKRALVEADGDLDRAAALLRQRGLAQVAKRAGREATEGIVDAYIHAGGKIGVIVEVNCETDFVARTPDFRALAHDIAMQIAATNPPSVGDAEGDGEGGGESAGSTEDLPLLSQPFIKDPKRTVADLVRDTAARTGENIVIRRFTRYELGA, encoded by the coding sequence GTGGAGATTTCCGCCGACCGGGTCAAAGAGCTGCGCGAGAAGAGCGGCGCAGGGGTAATGGACTGCAAGCGTGCACTCGTCGAAGCTGACGGGGACCTCGATCGAGCTGCGGCGCTGCTGCGCCAGCGAGGACTCGCCCAGGTGGCGAAGCGCGCCGGGCGCGAGGCGACCGAAGGAATCGTGGACGCGTACATCCACGCTGGCGGCAAGATCGGCGTGATCGTCGAAGTCAACTGCGAAACCGACTTCGTCGCCCGCACGCCCGACTTCCGCGCGCTTGCGCACGACATCGCGATGCAGATCGCGGCGACGAACCCGCCATCTGTCGGCGACGCCGAGGGCGACGGCGAGGGCGGCGGCGAGAGCGCCGGCTCGACCGAGGATCTGCCACTCCTGAGCCAGCCATTCATCAAAGACCCGAAGCGCACCGTCGCGGATTTGGTGCGCGACACGGCTGCGCGCACGGGCGAAAATATCGTCATTCGCCGGTTCACACGGTACGAATTGGGCGCGTAG
- the pyrH gene encoding UMP kinase, giving the protein MSRARYRRVMLKMSGQSLQGDAGYGIDQGTVNYVASQVHGVRERGVQIGVVVGGGNIWRGEQASLSGIDRATADYMGMLATVINALALKGALERLHVETRVQSAITMAQVAESYIREAAIQHLEKGRVVVFGAGTGNPFFTADTAAALRALEVGADVLLMAKNRVDGVYTDDPLRNPNAKRYDRLSYIDALSQGLGVMDSTALSLCMDNSLPIIVFDLTNPNNLARLLDGEAVGTLIS; this is encoded by the coding sequence ATGTCTCGCGCCCGGTATCGCCGCGTCATGCTCAAAATGAGCGGGCAGTCGCTCCAGGGCGATGCCGGCTATGGCATCGATCAGGGGACGGTCAACTACGTCGCCTCTCAGGTACACGGCGTGCGTGAGCGCGGGGTGCAGATCGGGGTAGTCGTCGGCGGCGGGAACATCTGGCGAGGCGAACAGGCCTCCCTGTCCGGGATCGATCGCGCGACGGCCGACTACATGGGAATGCTGGCGACGGTGATCAACGCCCTCGCCCTCAAAGGAGCCCTGGAACGCCTGCACGTGGAGACACGCGTGCAGTCCGCCATCACGATGGCGCAGGTGGCGGAGTCGTACATTCGCGAGGCGGCGATCCAGCACCTGGAGAAGGGGAGGGTCGTGGTCTTCGGCGCCGGCACCGGCAATCCCTTCTTCACCGCGGACACGGCCGCGGCCCTGCGCGCGCTGGAAGTCGGCGCCGATGTCCTGCTCATGGCGAAGAACCGGGTCGACGGCGTGTATACGGATGACCCACTGCGCAATCCGAACGCAAAGCGCTATGATCGGCTCAGCTACATTGACGCACTGTCGCAAGGCCTGGGCGTGATGGACAGTACGGCGCTGTCACTGTGTATGGACAACAGTCTGCCCATCATTGTCTTCGATCTGACCAATCCGAACAATCTCGCAAGGCTCTTGGACGGTGAAGCAGTCGGCACGCTTATTTCGTAG
- the frr gene encoding ribosome recycling factor, producing the protein MSVDDIQKTAQERMHKSIEALKHELSTIRTGRASPALLDRVMVDYFGTPTPVNALATISAPEARLITIQPWDRSALPLIEKAIQKSDLGLNPNNDGTIIRLSIPQLNDERRKELVRLVQRRAEEARVAVRNCRRDAVESLRREEKEKTISEDDLKRGQERLQKITDQSVAQVDEILKSKEREILEP; encoded by the coding sequence ATGTCGGTGGATGATATCCAGAAGACGGCGCAGGAGCGCATGCACAAGAGCATTGAGGCGCTCAAACACGAGCTGAGCACCATCAGGACTGGTCGCGCGTCTCCAGCGCTGCTCGATCGCGTCATGGTCGACTACTTTGGGACTCCAACACCGGTCAACGCGCTCGCGACCATCTCGGCTCCTGAGGCTCGACTCATCACCATTCAACCGTGGGACCGCAGCGCCCTCCCGCTGATCGAAAAAGCGATCCAGAAATCGGACCTGGGCCTGAACCCCAACAATGACGGCACGATCATTCGGCTTTCCATTCCCCAGCTCAACGACGAGCGTCGCAAAGAGCTGGTGCGACTCGTGCAGCGGCGCGCGGAAGAGGCGCGCGTCGCCGTCCGCAACTGCCGACGCGACGCGGTTGAATCCCTCCGGCGCGAGGAGAAGGAGAAGACCATCTCCGAGGACGATCTGAAACGGGGCCAGGAACGATTGCAGAAGATCACCGACCAGTCTGTCGCCCAGGTGGACGAGATCCTCAAGTCCAAAGAGCGGGAGATCCTGGAGCCCTGA
- a CDS encoding isoprenyl transferase, translated as MERNARAGQVVEPSIAVPEHVAIIMDGNGRWAAERGLPRSAGHRAGTENIRGIIQTCADVGVKILTLYAFSTENWRRPYDEVDALFSILSEVIDRETQELCRKGVRIRHLGTLEHVPPSLAQRIRNAVETTRMNTGLIVNVAFNYGSRSEIVRAVRRIMAQGVDPSDVTEEVISTNLDTSGMPDPDLIIRTAGEIRLSNFLLWQAAYAEYWATDVYWPDFDVGKFRSALDEFGRRQRRFGAVPGEHQRSSA; from the coding sequence ATGGAGCGCAACGCGAGGGCCGGGCAGGTGGTCGAGCCCAGTATCGCGGTCCCCGAGCACGTGGCGATCATCATGGACGGCAACGGTCGATGGGCCGCCGAACGTGGCCTCCCGCGCTCGGCCGGGCACCGGGCCGGCACCGAGAACATCCGGGGGATCATCCAGACGTGCGCCGATGTTGGCGTCAAAATCCTCACGCTCTACGCGTTCTCCACAGAGAACTGGCGGCGGCCCTACGACGAGGTTGACGCGCTCTTTTCGATCCTCAGTGAGGTGATCGACCGAGAAACGCAGGAGCTGTGCCGGAAGGGAGTACGAATTCGTCACCTGGGCACCCTGGAACACGTCCCGCCATCCCTCGCTCAGCGCATCCGAAACGCGGTCGAGACCACGCGGATGAACACCGGACTGATCGTGAACGTGGCGTTCAACTACGGCTCCCGGTCGGAGATCGTTCGCGCCGTGCGGCGAATCATGGCACAGGGCGTGGACCCGTCCGACGTCACGGAGGAAGTGATCTCCACGAATCTCGACACCTCCGGGATGCCCGATCCCGATCTGATCATTCGCACGGCTGGTGAAATTCGCCTCAGCAACTTTCTGCTCTGGCAGGCGGCATACGCGGAATATTGGGCCACAGACGTGTACTGGCCGGATTTTGATGTCGGAAAATTCCGAAGCGCCCTCGACGAGTTCGGTCGCCGTCAGCGGCGATTCGGAGCCGTCCCGGGCGAACACCAACGAAGCAGCGCGTAG
- a CDS encoding CDP-archaeol synthase — protein MLIRLATALVAAPIVVLLTFAGGPWFAALVVLVAGWTGWELSELQRKGGVPASPVVTILASSALPLSTAFHAPAMGTGLLGLAIIGGLLPAWQRVPQSEAPRGESLPGAEDAPGATRPLIGWALALAFGLYVGVLLAPSIALRERPDGLLWLVVILGATWACDSAAYLIGRRWGKNRLVPRISPQKSREGTVAGLVASLVVTAVAGAVWSQLGLRVFALGFVIALGAVLGDLMESVIKRHLGAKDSGWVMPGHGGLLDRIDGLLVSSFLAFWYITLTDGFASR, from the coding sequence TTGCTCATCCGGCTCGCCACTGCGCTGGTTGCTGCCCCGATCGTTGTGCTCTTGACATTCGCCGGCGGGCCCTGGTTTGCCGCGCTCGTTGTCTTGGTCGCCGGCTGGACCGGTTGGGAGCTGAGCGAGCTGCAGCGGAAGGGGGGTGTCCCCGCGTCCCCGGTCGTCACCATTCTGGCCTCGTCCGCCCTGCCCCTGTCGACCGCGTTTCATGCGCCCGCCATGGGGACAGGGCTGCTCGGACTCGCCATTATCGGAGGACTTTTGCCCGCATGGCAGCGGGTGCCGCAGTCTGAGGCGCCGAGGGGTGAATCGCTCCCGGGCGCAGAGGATGCGCCGGGCGCGACGCGCCCGCTCATTGGCTGGGCCCTCGCTCTCGCGTTTGGCCTCTACGTCGGCGTTCTACTGGCGCCGAGCATTGCCCTCCGGGAGCGTCCAGACGGCTTGCTGTGGCTCGTCGTCATTCTCGGCGCCACGTGGGCGTGCGACAGCGCCGCCTACCTCATCGGCCGTCGATGGGGCAAGAATCGCCTGGTCCCGCGCATTAGCCCCCAAAAGTCGCGAGAGGGAACCGTCGCGGGACTCGTGGCCTCCCTCGTGGTTACCGCGGTCGCCGGGGCGGTCTGGAGCCAGCTCGGCTTGCGCGTGTTCGCCCTCGGGTTCGTCATTGCCCTCGGCGCGGTTCTGGGCGATCTCATGGAGTCCGTCATCAAGCGGCATCTTGGCGCCAAGGACTCAGGCTGGGTCATGCCAGGGCATGGCGGGCTCCTCGATCGCATCGACGGCCTGCTGGTATCGAGCTTTCTTGCGTTCTGGTACATCACGCTCACCGACGGATTTGCCAGCCGATGA